The Pochonia chlamydosporia 170 chromosome 1, whole genome shotgun sequence genome window below encodes:
- a CDS encoding activator of Hsp90 ATPase (similar to Cordyceps militaris CM01 XP_006669270.1), translated as MASSAGAAAHPHELAPAERKRFLSLCLFQHISMYKLVNIDISDIKDDVQLTNKIYNVYNDVRANRFLNWLHMRTGAAWVGRLKEANILAHPTRIRLIEFEIFASETGTCVYPHSMKDAWEMSPHLWQEYECKPVPEKCFKLNKLNIEARMGTPSGRRLPASARIILDHLPKKLDTPLEADNSSSEFPSPNRTMVLHNPNNWHWVNKDVSQWTKQWLQDSLTRIEAKKGDVEAKISKVQSMDGDVDVSQRKNKVITIFDVRLVLEYTGSAPDADEITGTITIPEVAHDTAEDEYVFEVDIISESKEKQPIKDLVRSDILPRLRQQFQKLAPALIEEHGKDIQHAAGSNPSSGFSTPKLHPQAASPKPTQPSTAPTSTSGIVNTVTVTDNEEFRTTADEMYQTFVDPQRLAAFTRSPPKVFEGAKKGGKFELFGGNVSGEYLELEPGKKVVQSWRLAQWPAGHFSKLQIEFDQNDVDHVTVMRVTWDGVPTGQEEVTKRNWLEYYVKSIKSTFGFGTIL; from the exons ATGGCTAGTTCCGCGGGTGCAGCGGCGCATCCTCATGAACTGGCCCCAGCCGAACGCAAAAGATTCTTATCGCTTTGTCTCTTTCAGCATATCAGCATGTACAAGCTTGTGAATATCGACATTTCGGACATTAAAGATGATGTGCAGTTGACTAATAAGATATACAATGTCTACAATGATGTACGCGCAAATCGATTTCTCAACTGGCTACACATGCGTACCGGCGCAGCATGGGTTGGTCGGCTGAAAGAGGCGAATATACTTGCGCACCCAACAAGGATCCGGCTGATAGAA TTTGAGATTTTTGCCTCAGAGACGGGAACTTGTGTATACCCACACAGCATGAAGGACGCATGGGAGATGTCTCCCCATCTCTGGCAAGAATACGAATGCAAACCTGTCCCAGAAAAGTGCTtcaagctcaacaagctcaacattgaagctcgCATGGGAACGCCCTCGGGTCGCCGGTTGCCCGCCTCTGCCCGCATAATTTTGGATCATCTGCCAAAGAAACTCGATACCCCGCTCGAGGCAGAT AACTCTAGCTCGGAATTTCCCTCCCCTAACCGCACGATGGTCCTCCACAATCCCAATAACTGGCATTGGGTCAACAAAGATGTTTCCCAGTGGACGAAGCAATGGCTCCAGGACAGTTTGACCAGAATTGAGGCGAAGAAAGGCGACGTAGAGGCCAAGATTAGCAAGGTCCAGAGTATGGATGGTGACGTTGATGTCAGCCAGAGAAAGAACAAAGTCATCACTATCTTCGACGTCCGGCTGGTCCTAGAATATACTG GATCCGCTCCCGATGCGGATGAGATTACtggcaccatcaccattccCGAGGTCGCACATGATACCGCGGAGGATGAGTATGTG TTTGAAGTCGATATTATCTCCGAGTCTAAGGAAAAGCAGCCCATAAAGGACCTTGTTCGTTCCGACATTCTCCCAAGACTGCGCCAACAATTCCAGAAGCTTGCCCCGGCCCTGATTGAAGAGCATGGCAAGGATATACAACATGCTGCTGGTTCTAATCCTTCCAGCGGATTCTCCACTCCAAAACTGCACCCTCAAGCTGCTtcgccaaagccaacacAGCCTTCGACCGCGCCTACGAGCACCTCTGGCATTGTAAACACCGTAACAGTGACCGACAATGAAGAGTTCCGAACCACGGCAGACGAGATGTATCAAACTTTTGTCGATCCCCAAAGATTGGCCGCCTTCACTCGCTCCCCTCCCAAGGTCTTTGAGGGCGCAAAGAAGGGTGGCAAGTTTGAGCTCTTTGGCGGAAACGTCTCAGGAGAGTATCTCGAGCTCGAGCCGGGAAAGAAAGTCGTTCAGAGCTGGCGTCTTGCTCAATGGCCGGCTGGCCACTTTTCCAAACTCCAGATTGAGTTTGATCAGAACGACGTTGATCACGTTACTGTGATGCGGGTGACGTGGGACGGAGTGCCAAccggccaagaagaagtcacCAAGAGAAACTGGCTGGAATACTACGTCAAGAGTATCAAGTCTACATTTGG ATTCGGCACAATTCTGTAA
- a CDS encoding DHHC zinc finger protein (similar to Colletotrichum fioriniae PJ7 XP_007601339.1), producing the protein MVSLKWALTFIFVVSFGVFVTFFGRLPALRRTPIGFLHRLIWIHIPNVLLSIDNRLTSGRISKSLSRFSHFMMHDRHPTIVIFFLTLMIGGEYLYLPSVWHRLGLFTKLTVTITVFLPYLFLYLSCAIDPGYITRENHAYHMRLYPYDHANFHPGAECNTCGFLKPPRSKHCSVCKRCIAKADHHCIFINSCVGYGNQHWFILLLVSTAILCTYGGLLGASLLSSSIKEHFVQWSPWSPRKHGWGMYVVIWGWGIQTNIGLGITALLAGLTAPLVWGLLIYTMYLVYCGTTTNESFKWSVYKDDMEDGYAFRRRMPLKRERDPVREPICPRWPVEPEMVLAATEDGKPPPAHMALAGEGEWERVWKLRDVENLYDLGFWDNMGDIFVVDYGFGTSADEPPVERGTRRRRTKNK; encoded by the exons TCGGACGCCTATAGGCTTCTTACACCGTCTAATATGGATTCATATACCAAATGTATTACTGTCAATAGACAATAGACTTACCTCCGGGAGGATATCCAAATCTCTATCTAGATTCAGTCATTTCATGATGCACGATCGTCATCCCACTATAGTA ATATTCTTCCTCACTCTCATGATTGGCGGAGAATACCTCTATCTCCCTTCCGTGTGGCACCGCCTCGGTCTCTTCACCAAGCTCAccgtcaccatcaccgtcTTCCTGCCCTATCTCTTTCTCTATCTCTCCTGTGCCATTGACCCAGGATACATCACCAGAGAAAACCACGCCTACCACATGAGACTATACCCGTACGACCACGCAAATTTCCACCCCGGCGCGGAGTGTAACACCTGCGGGTTCCTCAAACCACCGCGCTCAAAACACTGCAGCGTATGCAAGCGATGTATAGCAAAGGCAGACCACcactgcatcttcatcaactcGTGCGTGGGTTACGGCAACCAGCACTGGTTCATACTGCTTCTTGTATCGACGGCTATTCTATGCACATATGGTGGTCTTCTCGGCGCCTCGCTGCTATCGTCGTCGATTAAGGAACATTTTGTGCAGTGGTCGCCCTGGTCGCCGAGAAAGCATGGCTGGGGCATGTACGTGGTAATTTGGGGTTGGGGGATCCAGACGAATATCGGCCTCGGTATAACTGctctgctggctggcttgacTGCACCTTTGGTTTGGGGTCTCCTCATATATACAATGTATCTTGTGTACTGCGGTACAACGACAAACGAATCGTTCAAGTGGTCCGTGTACAaggatgacatggaggatgggtACGCGTTCCGCCGCCGTATGCCTttgaagagagaaagagatcCCGTCAGAGAGCCCATCTGCCCTAGGTGGCCGGTTGAGCCGGAGATGGTTCTTGCGGCAACTGAGGATGGGAAACCTCCGCCAGCGCACATGGCGTTGGCTGGTGAAGGCGAGTGGGAGCGTGTGTGGAAGTTGCGGGATGTGGAAAACTTGTATGACTTGGGATTTTGGGATAATATGGGAGATATTTTCGTGGTAGACTACGGGTTTGGCACAAGCGCAGATGAACCTCCAGTGGAAAGGGGGACGCGTAGAAGACGTACAAAGAATAAGTAA